One Belonocnema kinseyi isolate 2016_QV_RU_SX_M_011 chromosome 6, B_treatae_v1, whole genome shotgun sequence genomic region harbors:
- the LOC117175603 gene encoding uncharacterized protein LOC117175603, with amino-acid sequence MESLSYVFRVSPNTISEIVRETCTAIWTVLKNSAFPHLMREGWCAHARTFEEKWNFPHCIGAADAKVVLIQATAPPNSGSAYYTYKQRFGINVMAIADAHYRFIIVDMDALGRRKDGGVFKESTMGQRFEQSSLQVPVPEPVDANGSTLPYVLAGEKAFPLCSHMMRPYPRHGHLNRNKQILITV; translated from the exons ATGGAGTCACTTTCGTATGTTTTCCGTGTGAGTCCGAATACAATTTCCGAAATTGTCAGAGAAACTTGCACAGCTATTTGGACTGTATTGAAGAATTCAGCTTTCCCACATTTAATGAGAGAAGGTTGGTGCGCACATGCACGTACTTTTGAGGAGAAATGGAATTTTCCACATTGCATCGGAGCTGCAGATGCGAAAGTAGTTCTTATACAGGCAACA GCTCCACCAAACAGTGGATCGGCTTATTATACATATAAGCAACGATTTGGAATAAATGTAATGGCCATAGCTGATGCACACTATCGCTTTATTATAGTTGATATGGATGCTCTAGGAAGAAGAAAGGATGGAGGTGTATTCAAAGAAAGCACAATGGGTCAGAGATTCGAACAAAGTTCTCTACAAGTCCCTGTGCCAGAACCCGTGGATGCGAATGGTTCAACTTTGCCATATGTTCTTGCCGGAGAAAAAGCGTTTCCTTTGTGTTCACACATGATGCGACCTTATCCACGCCATGGTCATTTAAAtcgcaacaaacaaattttaattaccgTTTAA
- the LOC117174492 gene encoding uncharacterized protein LOC117174492 isoform X2 yields the protein MSKSEETIVKKCWNCEWIIPEVQMKDLFSHSCFASYDEMKHAVYILDDGVVIIGPITFSVNNGLESSRHTYDRAAIWKVHLLTNCFDFCIYFAAVDWVILGPLGCKHKKTASKREEYAELILEKFSLHFPRRSESWPKKSV from the exons atGTCAAAGTCAGAAGAAACCATTGTG AAAAAGTGCTGGAATTGTGAGTGGATAATTCCTGAAGTGCAGATGAAAGATTTGTTCAGCCACTCTTGTTTTGCTAGTTATGATGAGATGAAACATGCTGTTTATATTCTCGATGATGGTGTTGTGAtcattg GTCCAATCACCTTCAGCGTCAATAATGGCTTGGAATCTTCGAGGCATACTTACGACAGAGCCGCGATTTGGAAAGTTCACTTACTCACAAACTGTTTCGACTTTTGCATATATTTCGCAGCAGTCGATTGGGTCATTTTGGGACCTTTAGGGTGCAAGCACAAAAAAACTGCTTCGAAGCGCGAAGAGTATGCGGAactcattttggaaaaattctcg ctgCACTTTCCTCGAAGAAGTGAAAGCTGGCCGAAGAAATCAGTCtaa
- the LOC117174492 gene encoding uncharacterized protein LOC117174492 isoform X1, with the protein MSKSEETIVKKCWNCEWIIPEVQMKDLFSHSCFASYDEMKHAVYILDDGVVIIAGPITFSVNNGLESSRHTYDRAAIWKVHLLTNCFDFCIYFAAVDWVILGPLGCKHKKTASKREEYAELILEKFSLHFPRRSESWPKKSV; encoded by the exons atGTCAAAGTCAGAAGAAACCATTGTG AAAAAGTGCTGGAATTGTGAGTGGATAATTCCTGAAGTGCAGATGAAAGATTTGTTCAGCCACTCTTGTTTTGCTAGTTATGATGAGATGAAACATGCTGTTTATATTCTCGATGATGGTGTTGTGAtcattg CAGGTCCAATCACCTTCAGCGTCAATAATGGCTTGGAATCTTCGAGGCATACTTACGACAGAGCCGCGATTTGGAAAGTTCACTTACTCACAAACTGTTTCGACTTTTGCATATATTTCGCAGCAGTCGATTGGGTCATTTTGGGACCTTTAGGGTGCAAGCACAAAAAAACTGCTTCGAAGCGCGAAGAGTATGCGGAactcattttggaaaaattctcg ctgCACTTTCCTCGAAGAAGTGAAAGCTGGCCGAAGAAATCAGTCtaa